In Acidovorax sp. 106, the following proteins share a genomic window:
- a CDS encoding response regulator, producing the protein MQTILVVDDDVEITTLLTEYLARFGYTTLAAGDAAAMRTQLAAHSVDLVVLDVMLPGTDGITLARELRQRSRVPIIMLTARADPYDRVLGLEMGADDYMAKPFEPRELVARIQTVMRRLAHEGQPASQGPDEVVRFDGWELHCVERHLRSPQGVVVPLSNAEFRLLCTFLRMPRRIFSRDQLMEQARGRAMDAFERSIDLLVSRLRTKLADDPRSPSMIRTVRGAGYLFHVHTLQGQVGWLR; encoded by the coding sequence ATGCAAACCATTTTGGTGGTGGACGACGATGTCGAGATCACCACCCTGTTGACCGAATACCTGGCCCGCTTTGGCTACACCACGCTGGCGGCGGGCGATGCAGCGGCCATGCGGACGCAACTGGCCGCCCACTCAGTTGACCTGGTCGTGCTGGACGTGATGCTGCCCGGCACCGACGGCATCACCCTGGCGCGCGAGCTGCGCCAGCGCTCTCGTGTGCCCATCATCATGCTCACTGCCCGGGCAGACCCCTACGACCGCGTGCTGGGCCTGGAGATGGGGGCTGACGACTACATGGCCAAACCCTTTGAGCCGCGCGAGCTGGTGGCCCGCATCCAGACTGTGATGCGCCGCCTGGCCCACGAGGGGCAGCCGGCCAGCCAAGGGCCCGACGAAGTGGTGCGCTTTGACGGCTGGGAGCTGCACTGCGTGGAGCGCCACCTGCGCTCGCCGCAGGGCGTGGTAGTGCCGCTGTCCAATGCCGAATTCCGCCTGCTGTGTACCTTCTTGCGCATGCCACGGCGTATCTTCAGCCGCGACCAGCTCATGGAGCAGGCCCGGGGCCGTGCCATGGATGCGTTCGAGCGCAGCATCGATCTGCTGGTCTCGCGCCTGCGCACCAAGCTGGCGGACGACCCGCGCTCGCCCTCCATGATCCGCACCGTGCGGGGCGCGGGCTACCTCTTTCATGTGCACACCCTGCAAGGGCAGGTGGGATGGCTGCGCTGA
- a CDS encoding ATP-binding protein, which yields MAALTLPGGRAWARSAVVWLLPSTLFGRLAVLLIVAVLASHVLALSLMWELRPAPPHQGGPGSEGPPRAWADRSAPVAPGAVPSPAAQMPPAAEQSGRGGPGPRPGPPSLRQVLDAPLSLQLGLLLDICVRLAVLIAAAWWAARWLAQPIHRLASAAQELGRNLDRPPLPEDGPTECRDASRVFNQMQERLRQQLADRDGFVAAVSHDLRTPLTRLRLRAESLADPQDQQRFGRDIAEMDAMITATLDYLRGVAHAEPLALVDVGALVHSLADDHQDMGHDVTVQGHTAPLPVQAGALRRCLDNLVGNAVRYGGAAELALHDGPEHLRITVRDHGPGLPEAELARVMAPFYRVEASRNRDSGGVGLGLTIAQDIARRHGGLLRLSNAPAGGLLAEVLLPRSPGAGPGG from the coding sequence ATGGCTGCGCTGACGCTGCCCGGTGGCCGCGCATGGGCGCGCTCTGCGGTGGTGTGGTTGCTGCCCTCCACGCTGTTTGGACGCCTGGCGGTGCTGCTCATCGTGGCCGTGCTGGCCAGCCATGTGCTGGCGCTGTCTTTGATGTGGGAACTGCGGCCCGCGCCGCCGCACCAGGGCGGGCCAGGAAGCGAGGGGCCACCGCGTGCCTGGGCCGACCGCAGTGCCCCGGTAGCGCCAGGGGCGGTGCCTTCACCCGCCGCGCAAATGCCCCCAGCTGCAGAGCAGAGCGGCCGTGGCGGGCCAGGCCCGCGCCCCGGCCCGCCCAGTTTGCGGCAAGTGCTTGATGCACCCTTGTCGCTGCAATTGGGCTTGCTGCTGGATATTTGTGTGCGCCTGGCCGTGCTGATCGCTGCAGCCTGGTGGGCCGCCCGCTGGCTGGCCCAGCCCATCCACCGCCTGGCCAGCGCCGCGCAAGAGCTGGGGCGCAACCTGGACCGCCCCCCACTGCCCGAAGACGGGCCCACCGAGTGCCGCGACGCCAGCCGCGTCTTCAACCAGATGCAAGAGCGCTTGCGCCAGCAATTGGCTGACCGCGACGGCTTTGTAGCCGCTGTATCGCACGACCTGCGCACGCCGCTCACCCGCCTGCGCCTGCGCGCCGAAAGTCTGGCAGACCCGCAAGACCAGCAGCGCTTTGGCCGCGATATTGCCGAGATGGACGCCATGATCACCGCCACGCTCGATTACCTGCGCGGTGTGGCCCATGCTGAGCCGTTGGCGCTGGTGGATGTGGGGGCGCTGGTGCACAGCCTGGCCGACGACCACCAGGACATGGGCCACGACGTGACCGTGCAGGGCCATACAGCCCCTTTGCCCGTGCAGGCCGGTGCGCTGCGCCGGTGTCTGGACAACCTGGTGGGCAATGCCGTGCGCTACGGCGGCGCGGCCGAGTTGGCGCTGCACGACGGACCAGAGCACCTGCGCATCACCGTGCGCGACCATGGCCCCGGCCTGCCCGAGGCCGAATTGGCCCGCGTGATGGCCCCGTTTTACCGGGTCGAGGCCTCGCGCAATCGCGACAGCGGCGGCGTGGGGCTGGGGCTCACCATTGCGCAAGACATTGCACGCCGCCACGGCGGTCTGCTGCGCCTGAGCAACGCGCCAGCAGGCGGCTTGCTGGCCGAGGTGCTGCTGCCGCGTTCACCCGGTGCGGGCCCAGGCGGGTAG
- a CDS encoding DUF1653 domain-containing protein — protein MNEKLPALTPTPVGLYRHYKGLMYEVVGTARHSETLEPMTVYRALYGEHGLWVRPAAMFAEQVEIDGVLRQRFEKCQDPAKGKEAAD, from the coding sequence ATGAACGAAAAACTCCCTGCACTCACCCCTACGCCCGTCGGCCTGTACCGCCACTACAAAGGCCTGATGTACGAAGTGGTGGGCACCGCCCGCCACAGCGAGACGCTGGAGCCCATGACGGTGTACCGCGCGCTGTATGGCGAGCACGGGCTGTGGGTGCGCCCGGCCGCCATGTTTGCCGAGCAGGTAGAGATCGACGGGGTGCTGCGCCAGCGGTTTGAGAAATGCCAAGACCCGGCCAAGGGCAAAGAGGCTGCGGACTAG
- a CDS encoding M48 family metallopeptidase has protein sequence MEWADFVHLVRTSEQDSAENSGAYRRSVAAFAALGYAWVLGCFVLALGLVAWAVQQLLFGRFRLGLLLMLLAAGSLLWFSLRALWLRITPPEGEEITATDAPELFDALERIRRKIKGPPIHHVLLSDDFNASIQQIPRYGLFGGGVNYLVIGLPLLMALDRTRFLAVLGHEYGHLRGDHGQFGAWIYRTRWSWMQLNKSLGDDEGLAGAATQAFLRWYFPRFAAKTFALARQDEYEADNVAGRLSGRETMAAALIEVEIRGHWLQTEFWRDHWCTAAANPLPVGPFRGLRRLMADAPEAAFANDALRQALKRISNLDDTHPGLRDRLEALDVAGTLPDWSRGSALALLGKDEAKRWIAHFDKQWCAANASDWKQHHAWLQRVRARAEALQAGMAQASAADLVELARLRKHLDPRAEVRPLYELALERSAEHPGALRGLAQCLPDGDRAAKLACLHRLWDAGSNDRWWAARTALAELETPRIGYDHDAAAFKQWRKRLERAQESEERAWEELSNASYFSHIARNDLSEFELGEFQAELARCAPVACAWLVRKNLREHPQRRAYLLFVELPGMDDEDRYDLCRWLERTLSLPGPLLVLWAGESPTLKEIKRSAFDPVFSR, from the coding sequence GTGGAATGGGCAGACTTTGTGCACTTGGTGCGCACCAGCGAGCAAGACAGTGCTGAAAACAGCGGCGCTTACCGGCGCAGCGTAGCCGCTTTTGCCGCCTTGGGCTACGCTTGGGTGCTGGGCTGCTTTGTCCTGGCCCTGGGCCTGGTGGCCTGGGCAGTGCAGCAACTGTTGTTTGGACGCTTTCGCCTGGGGCTGTTGTTGATGCTGCTGGCGGCGGGCAGTCTGTTGTGGTTCAGCCTGCGTGCGCTGTGGCTGCGCATCACCCCGCCTGAGGGTGAAGAAATCACCGCCACCGATGCTCCGGAGCTGTTCGATGCGCTGGAGCGCATCCGCCGCAAGATCAAAGGCCCACCCATCCACCATGTGCTGCTGAGCGACGACTTCAACGCCAGCATCCAGCAGATACCGCGTTACGGCCTGTTTGGCGGTGGGGTCAACTACCTGGTCATCGGGTTGCCCCTGCTGATGGCGCTGGACCGCACCCGCTTCTTGGCAGTGCTGGGCCACGAATATGGCCACCTGCGTGGCGACCACGGCCAGTTTGGTGCCTGGATTTACCGCACCCGCTGGTCATGGATGCAGCTCAACAAAAGCCTGGGCGACGACGAGGGTCTGGCCGGAGCGGCCACACAGGCCTTCTTGCGCTGGTACTTTCCGCGCTTTGCCGCCAAAACCTTTGCCCTGGCGCGCCAGGATGAATACGAAGCCGACAACGTGGCCGGGCGCCTGTCGGGCCGCGAGACCATGGCGGCTGCGCTGATTGAGGTGGAAATCCGGGGCCATTGGCTGCAGACCGAGTTTTGGCGCGACCACTGGTGTACCGCTGCAGCCAACCCGCTGCCCGTGGGACCTTTCCGTGGGCTGCGCCGCCTGATGGCCGACGCGCCCGAGGCGGCCTTCGCCAACGATGCGCTGCGCCAGGCGCTCAAGCGCATCAGCAATCTGGACGACACCCACCCAGGCTTGCGCGACCGACTGGAGGCCCTGGACGTGGCGGGCACCTTGCCCGACTGGTCGCGCGGCAGCGCCCTGGCCCTGCTGGGCAAGGACGAAGCCAAGCGCTGGATCGCCCACTTCGACAAACAATGGTGCGCCGCCAACGCGTCGGACTGGAAGCAGCACCACGCCTGGCTGCAGCGCGTGCGCGCCAGGGCCGAGGCTTTGCAGGCCGGCATGGCCCAGGCCAGCGCCGCCGATTTGGTGGAGCTGGCCCGCCTGCGCAAGCACCTGGACCCTCGCGCCGAAGTGCGTCCCCTGTACGAACTGGCACTGGAGCGCAGCGCCGAGCACCCCGGCGCCCTGCGTGGCCTGGCCCAGTGCCTGCCCGATGGCGACCGCGCGGCCAAGCTGGCCTGCCTGCACCGCCTGTGGGATGCGGGCAGCAACGACCGCTGGTGGGCTGCCCGCACGGCGCTGGCCGAGCTGGAAACCCCCCGCATCGGCTACGACCATGACGCCGCCGCCTTCAAGCAGTGGCGCAAGCGACTGGAGCGTGCCCAGGAGTCTGAAGAACGTGCCTGGGAGGAGTTGAGCAACGCCTCGTACTTCAGCCACATTGCCCGCAACGATCTGAGCGAGTTCGAGCTGGGCGAATTCCAGGCCGAACTGGCCCGCTGCGCGCCCGTGGCCTGCGCCTGGCTGGTGCGCAAGAACCTGCGCGAGCACCCACAGCGCCGGGCCTATCTGCTGTTTGTGGAGCTGCCCGGCATGGACGACGAAGACCGCTACGACCTGTGCCGCTGGCTGGAGCGCACCCTGAGCCTGCCCGGCCCCCTGCTGGTGCTGTGGGCGGGTGAATCACCCACGCTCAAGGAGATCAAGCGCTCGGCGTTTGACCCGGTGTTTTCGCGCTGA
- a CDS encoding RsmB/NOP family class I SAM-dependent RNA methyltransferase codes for MHPKVLLDACAELVRLTLTFEHPADAVVSRYFRDNRGLGPRERATLAETVYNVLRKKLLFDHLAPSGSGSKERRLAILGFHGPRDFLKSALTDQEKNWLEQCDTVSPDDLMERHRHNLPEWLVQPLKDQLGNDFWPLAESMAQNAPLDLRVNVLKEKRADVQKELAQAAIKSVATPYSPWGLRIEGKPALTKLDAFTRGAIEVQDEGSQLLALLLDAKRGEMVVDFCAGAGGKTLAIGATMRSTGRLYAFDVSAHRLDALKPRMARSGLSNVHPAAIAHERDERVKRLAGKIDRVLVDAPCSGLGTLRRNPDLKWRQSAKAVQELVAKQTAILDSAAGLLKPGGRLVYATCSILPQENEAIAEAFSAAHPDFIPLDAGETLAQLKVAQAASLCSGGETGSAYLRLWPHRHQTDGFFAAVWTRKD; via the coding sequence ATGCATCCCAAAGTCCTTCTCGACGCCTGTGCCGAATTGGTTCGGCTCACCCTCACTTTTGAACACCCGGCTGACGCCGTGGTGTCCCGCTACTTTCGCGACAACCGCGGCCTGGGCCCGCGCGAGCGCGCCACGCTGGCCGAAACGGTTTATAACGTGCTGCGCAAAAAGCTCTTGTTCGACCACTTGGCTCCCTCGGGCTCGGGCTCCAAAGAGCGCCGGCTGGCCATCCTGGGCTTTCACGGTCCGCGCGATTTTCTGAAAAGCGCGCTCACCGATCAGGAAAAGAACTGGCTGGAGCAGTGCGACACCGTCAGCCCTGACGACCTGATGGAGCGCCACCGCCACAACCTGCCCGAGTGGCTGGTGCAGCCCCTCAAGGACCAGCTGGGCAACGACTTCTGGCCCCTGGCCGAAAGCATGGCCCAGAACGCGCCGCTGGACTTGCGCGTCAACGTTTTGAAAGAAAAACGGGCTGACGTGCAGAAGGAGCTTGCGCAGGCAGCTATTAAATCTGTAGCGACGCCTTATTCCCCCTGGGGCCTGCGCATCGAGGGCAAGCCCGCGCTGACCAAGCTGGACGCCTTCACCCGGGGTGCCATCGAGGTGCAGGACGAAGGCTCGCAGCTGCTGGCGCTGCTGCTGGACGCCAAGCGTGGCGAGATGGTGGTGGACTTCTGCGCCGGTGCCGGTGGCAAGACCCTGGCGATTGGCGCCACCATGCGCAGCACGGGCCGGTTGTACGCGTTTGATGTGTCGGCCCACCGGCTTGATGCCCTCAAGCCCCGCATGGCCCGCAGTGGCCTGTCCAATGTTCACCCCGCAGCCATCGCGCACGAGCGTGATGAGCGTGTGAAGCGCCTGGCCGGCAAGATCGACCGGGTGCTGGTGGATGCCCCCTGCTCGGGCCTGGGCACCTTGCGCCGTAACCCTGACCTCAAGTGGCGCCAGTCTGCCAAGGCCGTGCAAGAGTTGGTGGCGAAGCAAACCGCCATCCTGGACAGCGCCGCCGGCCTGCTCAAGCCCGGTGGCCGCTTGGTGTACGCCACCTGTAGCATCCTGCCGCAAGAGAACGAAGCCATTGCCGAGGCCTTCAGCGCGGCGCACCCCGATTTCATCCCGCTGGATGCGGGTGAAACCCTGGCCCAGCTCAAGGTGGCGCAGGCCGCCAGCCTGTGCAGCGGTGGCGAAACGGGCAGCGCCTATCTGCGCCTGTGGCCCCACCGCCACCAGACCGACGGGTTCTTTGCCGCCGTGTGGACGCGCAAAGACTGA